From the Ferrigenium kumadai genome, one window contains:
- the porA gene encoding pyruvate ferredoxin oxidoreductase, translating to MLKQTEGSRAVAEAIALCRPEVICAYPISPQTHIVEALGEMVKAGELTPCEFINVESEFAAMSVAIGSSAAGARSYTATASQGLLYMVEAVYNASGLGLPIVMTVANRAIGAPINIWNDHSDSLSQRDSGWMQLFAETNQEAVDLHIQAFRLAEELSMPVMVCMDGFILTHAFERVDIPTQEQVDAYLPPFDPRQVLDPNEPISIGAMVGPEAFMEVRYLAHAKQMQALELIPQLASEFKQQFGRDSGGLVRTYRAEDAETMIVAMGSVLGTIKDTVDEMRDEGHKIGVLGITSYRPFPLKEVRAALVNCKRFVVLEKSLAVGMGGIVATDVRMAVTGTGLKGYTVVAGLGGRPITMASLRQVFQRAEKEELEPVNFLDLDWDAVNKQLERERQTRHSGPIAENLLHDKGIVSAAKFG from the coding sequence ATGCTTAAACAGACCGAAGGCTCCCGCGCCGTCGCCGAAGCTATCGCATTGTGCCGTCCGGAAGTGATCTGCGCCTATCCGATCTCTCCGCAGACCCATATCGTCGAAGCGCTGGGCGAGATGGTCAAAGCGGGCGAACTGACGCCCTGCGAGTTCATCAACGTCGAGAGCGAGTTTGCCGCGATGTCTGTGGCCATCGGTTCATCGGCAGCGGGCGCGCGCTCCTACACTGCAACCGCCTCGCAGGGACTGCTGTATATGGTCGAGGCGGTGTACAACGCTTCCGGCCTCGGCTTGCCTATCGTGATGACCGTGGCGAACCGCGCCATCGGCGCGCCGATCAATATCTGGAACGATCATTCCGATTCTCTTTCGCAGCGCGATTCCGGGTGGATGCAGTTATTTGCCGAAACCAACCAGGAAGCGGTCGACCTGCACATCCAGGCGTTCCGTCTTGCCGAGGAACTGTCGATGCCGGTGATGGTGTGCATGGACGGTTTCATCCTCACCCACGCATTCGAGCGCGTGGATATCCCGACCCAGGAACAGGTCGACGCCTATCTGCCGCCGTTCGACCCGCGCCAGGTGCTCGACCCCAACGAACCTATCTCCATCGGTGCGATGGTCGGGCCGGAAGCCTTCATGGAAGTGCGCTACCTCGCACACGCCAAGCAGATGCAGGCACTGGAGCTGATCCCGCAACTGGCATCCGAGTTCAAGCAGCAGTTCGGGCGCGACAGCGGCGGACTGGTTCGCACCTACCGTGCCGAAGACGCCGAGACCATGATCGTGGCGATGGGCTCGGTGCTCGGCACCATCAAGGACACCGTGGACGAGATGCGCGACGAGGGCCACAAGATCGGCGTGCTCGGCATCACCAGTTACCGTCCGTTTCCGCTCAAGGAAGTGCGTGCCGCGCTGGTGAACTGCAAGCGCTTCGTGGTGCTGGAGAAGAGCCTCGCCGTCGGCATGGGCGGCATCGTTGCCACCGACGTGCGCATGGCGGTGACCGGCACCGGCCTCAAGGGCTATACCGTGGTCGCGGGTCTCGGCGGACGGCCGATCACCATGGCCTCATTGCGCCAGGTGTTCCAGCGGGCGGAGAAGGAAGAGCTGGAGCCGGTCAACTTCCTCGATCTGGACTGGGACGCAGTCAACAAGCAACTGGAGCGCGAGCGGCAGACCCGTCACTCCGGCCCCATCGCCGAGAACCTGCTGCACGACAAGGGCATCGTTTCGGCGGCGAAATTCGGTTGA
- a CDS encoding thiamine pyrophosphate-dependent enzyme → MGFQPVKFYQTGTYTVGNRLLAPDERSVQSSLLRANAIDSGHRACQGCGEALGARYAIDAAMAESHGQLIAANATGCLEVFSTPYPESSWQVAWIHSLFGNAPAVATGIAAAMKVKGKTDVRVVAQGGDGGTTDIGFGCLSGMFERNDDVLYICYDNQAYMNTGVQRSSATPPTARTATTMPVGAEPGNVFGQGKNLPEIAMAHNIPYVATATVADLRDLEYKVRKAMNIRGSRYIHLFVPCPLGWGTASDDTIRIARLAKETGMFPVFEAEHGEVTGVLKIRHKLPVEEYLKPQRRFAHLFGKHGHPEMIARLQAIADRNIRKYGLVDEENN, encoded by the coding sequence ATGGGATTCCAACCAGTCAAGTTCTACCAGACCGGCACCTACACTGTCGGCAACCGTTTATTGGCGCCGGACGAGCGCAGCGTGCAGTCCAGTCTGTTGCGTGCCAATGCGATCGATTCGGGCCATCGTGCCTGCCAAGGCTGCGGAGAAGCGCTGGGGGCGCGTTATGCGATCGATGCGGCGATGGCCGAGAGCCACGGGCAGCTGATCGCGGCAAATGCGACCGGCTGTCTCGAAGTGTTTTCCACGCCTTATCCAGAATCGTCCTGGCAGGTGGCCTGGATCCATTCGCTGTTCGGCAACGCACCGGCGGTGGCGACCGGCATCGCGGCGGCGATGAAGGTCAAGGGAAAAACCGATGTGCGCGTGGTGGCGCAGGGCGGCGATGGCGGTACCACCGACATCGGCTTCGGCTGCCTGTCCGGCATGTTCGAGCGCAACGACGATGTGCTCTACATCTGCTACGACAATCAGGCATACATGAATACCGGCGTGCAGCGCTCCAGCGCCACGCCGCCCACTGCGCGTACGGCGACCACTATGCCGGTCGGTGCCGAGCCCGGCAACGTGTTCGGCCAGGGCAAGAACCTGCCCGAGATCGCCATGGCACACAACATTCCCTACGTCGCCACGGCGACGGTGGCCGATCTGCGCGACCTCGAGTACAAGGTGCGCAAGGCGATGAACATCCGCGGTTCACGCTACATTCATCTTTTCGTGCCCTGTCCGCTGGGCTGGGGCACAGCATCGGACGACACCATACGCATCGCGCGCCTGGCCAAGGAGACCGGCATGTTCCCGGTGTTCGAGGCCGAGCACGGCGAGGTCACCGGCGTGCTGAAGATACGCCATAAATTGCCCGTGGAGGAATACCTCAAGCCGCAACGGCGTTTCGCGCACCTGTTCGGCAAGCACGGGCATCCCGAGATGATCGCGCGCCTGCAGGCCATCGCCGACCGCAACATCCGCAAGTACGGGTTGGTGGACGAGGAGAACAACTGA
- a CDS encoding NAD(P)-binding protein → MPSKPFAITLKPGTSLANLTGTWRTARPVYLDRLPPCNNACPAGENIQGWLFHAESGDYEQAWRVLVENNPMPAIMGRVCYHPCETACNRGQLDEAVGINSVERFLGDEAIKRGWKFSDPAPATGKKVLVVGAGPSGLSAAYHLARMGHKVEIQEAGPFAGGMMRFGIPKYRLPRDVLDAEVQRILDLGVTLKLNTKVANIEQSMKQGGFDAAFLAVGAHIGKRTFIPAGDAAHIVDAVSVLRSMEGEDKPMLGRKVVVYGGGNTAVDVARTVKRMGAEPVIVYRRTRDKAPAHDFEIEEALQEGVMIKWLSTIKQAGDKSLTVEKMVLDDKGFPQPTGEFETIEADSLVLALGQDVDLSLLDGVAGLEIKDGVVQVGPNMMTGYPGIFAGGDMVPSERTVTVGIGHGKKAARHIDAWLFGTTYEPAPKHEIATFDKLNPWYYSDADKTVRPMLDIIRRQTSFDEVQGGLDETNALFEARRCLSCGNCFECDNCYGVCPDNAVIKLGPGKRFRINYDYCKGCGLCAAECPCGAIKMVPEDI, encoded by the coding sequence ATGCCCAGCAAACCATTCGCTATCACACTGAAACCGGGAACATCGCTCGCGAACCTCACCGGCACATGGCGCACCGCGCGGCCGGTGTACCTCGACCGCCTGCCGCCCTGCAACAACGCCTGTCCCGCGGGCGAGAACATCCAGGGCTGGCTGTTCCACGCCGAGTCCGGCGATTACGAACAGGCCTGGCGCGTGCTGGTGGAGAACAATCCGATGCCAGCCATCATGGGGCGCGTGTGCTATCACCCCTGCGAAACGGCATGTAACCGAGGCCAGCTCGACGAGGCTGTGGGCATCAACTCGGTCGAGCGATTCCTCGGCGACGAGGCGATCAAGCGCGGGTGGAAGTTCTCCGATCCGGCTCCGGCCACGGGCAAGAAGGTGCTGGTGGTGGGCGCGGGGCCTTCGGGCCTTTCTGCCGCCTATCATCTCGCGCGCATGGGCCACAAGGTCGAGATACAGGAAGCCGGCCCGTTCGCGGGCGGCATGATGCGCTTCGGCATCCCCAAGTACCGGTTGCCGCGCGACGTGCTGGATGCTGAGGTGCAGCGCATCCTCGATCTCGGCGTCACGCTGAAGCTCAATACCAAAGTGGCGAACATCGAGCAGAGCATGAAGCAGGGAGGTTTCGACGCGGCCTTCCTCGCGGTCGGCGCGCACATCGGCAAGCGCACCTTCATCCCCGCAGGCGATGCGGCGCATATCGTCGATGCCGTTTCGGTACTGCGCTCGATGGAGGGCGAAGACAAGCCCATGCTGGGGCGCAAGGTCGTGGTGTACGGCGGAGGCAATACCGCCGTGGACGTGGCTCGCACCGTCAAGCGCATGGGAGCCGAGCCGGTCATCGTCTACCGCCGCACGCGCGACAAGGCGCCGGCGCACGATTTCGAGATCGAGGAGGCTTTGCAGGAAGGCGTGATGATCAAGTGGCTGTCCACCATCAAGCAGGCTGGCGACAAGAGCCTGACCGTCGAGAAGATGGTGCTGGATGACAAGGGCTTCCCGCAGCCGACCGGGGAATTCGAGACCATCGAGGCCGACTCGCTGGTGCTCGCGCTGGGGCAGGACGTCGACCTTTCGCTGCTGGACGGTGTGGCCGGTCTGGAGATCAAGGACGGCGTGGTGCAGGTCGGTCCCAACATGATGACCGGCTATCCCGGCATCTTCGCGGGCGGCGACATGGTGCCGTCTGAACGCACTGTTACGGTAGGGATCGGCCACGGCAAGAAGGCTGCGCGCCACATCGATGCATGGCTGTTCGGCACCACCTATGAACCTGCACCGAAACACGAGATCGCTACCTTCGACAAGCTCAATCCGTGGTACTACTCCGACGCCGACAAGACCGTGCGCCCGATGCTGGACATCATCCGCCGCCAGACCAGCTTCGACGAAGTGCAGGGCGGGCTGGACGAGACCAACGCGCTGTTCGAGGCGCGGCGCTGCCTGTCATGCGGCAACTGCTTCGAGTGCGACAACTGCTACGGCGTGTGTCCCGATAACGCGGTGATCAAGCTCGGCCCCGGCAAGCGGTTCCGGATCAACTACGACTACTGCAAGGGCTGCGGCCTGTGCGCGGCGGAGTGCCCGTGCGGGGCGATCAAGATGGTTCCTGAGGATATCTGA
- the hypA gene encoding hydrogenase maturation nickel metallochaperone HypA has translation MHEMSLAENVLQIIENAARNQDFHRVKTVWLEIGRLSCVEPDALRFAFDAVMHGSIAHGARLEIVEIPGRGVCLDCSSEAVITARYEACPACGSHKVRVTSGENMRVRELEVE, from the coding sequence ATGCATGAAATGTCCCTGGCCGAAAACGTGTTGCAGATCATCGAGAACGCTGCGCGCAACCAGGATTTTCATCGCGTCAAGACAGTATGGCTGGAGATCGGCCGGCTCTCCTGCGTCGAGCCAGATGCGCTTCGCTTCGCCTTCGATGCGGTGATGCATGGCAGTATCGCGCATGGGGCGCGGCTGGAGATCGTCGAGATTCCAGGGCGGGGAGTGTGCCTGGACTGTTCGAGCGAGGCAGTGATCACTGCTCGCTACGAAGCATGTCCGGCCTGCGGCAGCCATAAGGTGCGCGTGACCAGCGGCGAGAACATGCGCGTCAGGGAATTGGAAGTGGAGTGA
- a CDS encoding virulence factor family protein translates to MTRTLTAAALLLFLITSRAFASGVMESTDSFGPFGTLHIYKSSEQPKHVTLFISGDGGWNLGVIDMARSLAELDSMVVGIDITHYIKRLNAGSEKCAYPAAHFEALSQYLQKKYRFPHYTLPVLVGYSSGATMVYATFAQSPPNTFAGGISMGFCPDLKTAKPFCKGSGSLTGTYDSKLGFIYQPVPALASKLYVMQGDVDRVCSTPDTKAFLNRINGAELIELAKVGHGFSVQKNWMPQFRDAFQKISVVRPPPMTPVHVTDELSDLPLVVLPATGKSDTLAVMVSGDGGWAGIDKQVAEALNKDGIAVVGLNSLQYFWEKKDPGIAGKDLARILDHYSKAWGAEKFILVGYSSGADTLPFMTSRLPDSLQSRVKVVALLGPGKEANFEFHVSEWLFNIDSPYKVIPEMQKLKGMNVLCIYGEDENDSACKPLDRKDFAVIEMKGGHHFSGDYEKLADTILTHAR, encoded by the coding sequence ATGACCAGGACACTGACTGCGGCAGCCTTGCTGCTATTTTTAATAACGAGCCGCGCCTTTGCGTCCGGTGTTATGGAAAGCACCGATAGCTTCGGGCCTTTCGGTACGCTGCACATTTATAAATCCTCAGAACAGCCCAAGCATGTAACGTTGTTCATCTCGGGCGATGGCGGCTGGAATCTGGGCGTGATCGATATGGCCAGATCGTTGGCGGAACTGGACAGCATGGTGGTCGGCATCGACATCACGCACTACATCAAGCGACTCAATGCCGGGAGCGAGAAGTGCGCTTATCCCGCGGCGCATTTCGAGGCGCTCAGCCAGTATCTTCAGAAGAAATATCGCTTCCCGCACTACACCCTGCCGGTGCTGGTGGGTTATTCATCCGGCGCGACGATGGTCTATGCCACATTCGCACAATCTCCGCCCAATACCTTCGCCGGCGGGATCAGCATGGGCTTCTGCCCCGACCTGAAGACAGCCAAGCCATTCTGCAAAGGCAGCGGCTCGTTGACCGGCACCTACGATTCGAAACTCGGGTTCATCTACCAACCTGTTCCCGCCCTGGCATCGAAACTTTACGTCATGCAGGGCGATGTCGATCGAGTGTGCAGCACGCCCGATACGAAGGCGTTCCTGAACAGGATAAATGGGGCCGAATTGATCGAACTGGCCAAAGTCGGGCATGGGTTCTCCGTGCAGAAGAACTGGATGCCTCAGTTCAGGGACGCCTTCCAGAAAATCTCAGTTGTACGGCCACCTCCGATGACACCCGTGCACGTGACTGATGAGCTCAGCGACCTGCCCTTGGTCGTGCTTCCCGCAACAGGCAAGAGCGACACGCTGGCTGTGATGGTCTCCGGCGATGGCGGCTGGGCGGGCATCGACAAGCAGGTTGCGGAAGCCTTGAATAAAGACGGGATTGCGGTTGTCGGGCTTAATTCCCTGCAGTATTTCTGGGAGAAAAAAGACCCGGGCATCGCCGGCAAAGACCTCGCACGCATACTGGATCACTACAGCAAGGCCTGGGGCGCAGAGAAATTCATTCTGGTCGGATATTCGTCAGGAGCGGACACGCTGCCGTTCATGACCAGCCGCCTGCCGGACTCGCTGCAATCGCGGGTAAAAGTCGTCGCCTTACTTGGGCCGGGAAAGGAAGCCAATTTCGAGTTTCATGTTTCCGAGTGGCTTTTCAATATCGATAGTCCGTATAAAGTCATCCCCGAAATGCAAAAACTGAAAGGCATGAATGTGCTTTGCATCTACGGCGAAGATGAAAACGACAGCGCGTGCAAGCCGTTAGACAGAAAAGATTTCGCCGTCATCGAAATGAAAGGCGGCCATCACTTCTCCGGGGATTACGAAAAGCTGGCGGATACCATACTCACCCATGCCAGGTAG
- the mprF gene encoding bifunctional lysylphosphatidylglycerol flippase/synthetase MprF, with protein sequence MVEFKNTLHKLTPAISLVLFTVAILVVYHEIEVYHWRDIRHALHAFPVSLMTMCAALTLFSYIALSFYDYLALEYAGESLPYRRVLFTSFLSYAISNNVGHAWLSGGSMRYRLYSGWGMPGVSIAKVVLFCTVSYLLGAVTIMVGGYAFSPDRNLITDRLPPGSVQTAIMAGTILLITWWAIVAFYRKPLTIKGFCLEVPGFSLALRQLLAALLDLLLASLVMYLPLSHFTGMPFGDFLVLYIFAQLAGLISMVPGGIGIFEGSFIFLASGHYSAPHIIAALIIYRAVYYFMPLLLAGFMLAAYELRVQRIIEHRLVSTAINVIESAIPQIFSILLMLGGGVLLFSGATPALKDRLGWMEYLIPLPVMELSHLLGSVAGVALLLLSQAVRRRIDAAYFATIAMLALGIVASLGKGLDYEEAMFLGIMLALFIPVRKFFYRKSALLQLELSPQWLMLAAIVVLGSTWLGFFSYKHVEYSSELWWQFALHGDASRFLRSLVVILIVVTGFTGYRLLTRPALTLVLPTSAELDKAEAIARQSSETSPHLALTGDKYLLWSQSGRSFLMFAVTNQYWVSMGNPVGIPEEHDELAWKLRTLADRHDAKIAFYQVSKNHIPLYLDLGLALIKLGEEARVPLPSFSLEGNKRSGLRHSYNRQQREGLSFEIVPSSGVGAILPELQIISDRWMEDKKAREKRFSLGFFNADYLRRCAIALVKKDGCIIAFANLWELENKEELSIDLMRYEPEVPHGLMEYLLISLLLWGKEQGYQWFNLGMAPLSGLEQHPLAPLWNKIGNTIFRFGNEFYNFEGLYQYKNKFDPVWQPRYLAAPAGLSMASALLSVTTIISGNLKGVFTK encoded by the coding sequence ATGGTGGAATTCAAAAACACACTGCACAAGTTGACCCCGGCCATCAGCCTAGTTTTGTTCACCGTGGCTATCCTGGTCGTTTACCACGAGATTGAGGTCTACCACTGGCGGGACATCCGGCATGCATTGCATGCCTTCCCTGTATCGCTGATGACGATGTGCGCCGCGCTCACGCTGTTTAGCTATATCGCCCTGAGCTTCTATGACTACCTGGCGCTGGAATATGCAGGGGAAAGTCTGCCTTACCGGCGCGTGTTGTTCACGTCGTTCCTGAGTTACGCCATCAGCAACAATGTCGGCCATGCCTGGCTATCGGGCGGCTCGATGCGTTACCGGCTCTATTCCGGATGGGGGATGCCGGGAGTTTCCATCGCCAAGGTGGTGCTGTTCTGCACCGTTTCCTACTTGCTTGGCGCAGTGACCATCATGGTGGGCGGTTACGCGTTCTCACCGGATCGTAACCTCATCACCGACAGGCTGCCTCCGGGCTCGGTGCAGACGGCGATCATGGCGGGGACCATATTGCTCATCACATGGTGGGCTATCGTCGCTTTCTACCGGAAGCCCTTGACCATCAAAGGATTCTGTCTGGAGGTACCAGGATTTTCGCTCGCCCTTCGTCAGCTGCTGGCAGCCCTGCTCGACCTGTTGCTGGCGTCACTGGTGATGTATCTCCCGCTGTCGCACTTCACGGGCATGCCCTTTGGCGATTTTCTGGTGCTGTACATTTTTGCGCAGCTTGCCGGACTCATCAGCATGGTGCCGGGCGGGATCGGCATCTTCGAAGGCAGCTTCATCTTCCTGGCCTCCGGCCACTATTCGGCTCCCCACATCATTGCCGCACTGATCATCTATCGCGCCGTTTACTATTTCATGCCGCTACTCCTCGCCGGTTTCATGCTGGCGGCTTATGAGTTGAGGGTTCAACGAATCATCGAGCACAGGCTGGTGAGCACGGCAATCAATGTCATCGAATCCGCGATACCGCAGATATTCTCTATCCTGTTGATGCTGGGGGGCGGTGTATTGCTGTTCTCGGGCGCCACGCCCGCCCTGAAGGATCGCCTGGGATGGATGGAGTACCTCATACCGCTGCCGGTGATGGAGCTTTCCCACCTGCTCGGCAGTGTCGCGGGCGTGGCCCTGCTGCTGCTTTCACAGGCAGTGAGGCGGCGTATCGATGCCGCCTACTTTGCCACCATCGCGATGCTGGCACTGGGGATCGTTGCCTCGCTGGGCAAGGGACTGGATTACGAAGAGGCGATGTTCCTGGGGATAATGCTGGCCTTGTTCATCCCGGTCAGGAAGTTCTTCTACCGAAAATCGGCCCTGTTGCAGCTGGAACTCTCCCCTCAATGGCTGATGCTGGCGGCGATCGTGGTGCTCGGCTCGACCTGGCTGGGCTTCTTTTCCTACAAGCACGTGGAATATTCCAGCGAGCTCTGGTGGCAGTTCGCCCTGCATGGAGATGCCTCCCGCTTTCTGCGATCCCTGGTGGTTATCTTGATCGTCGTTACCGGGTTTACCGGTTATCGGCTGCTGACCCGTCCGGCGCTTACCCTCGTATTGCCTACTTCTGCGGAGCTCGATAAAGCGGAGGCCATCGCCAGGCAGTCCAGTGAAACTTCCCCTCATCTGGCATTGACCGGCGACAAGTATCTGCTGTGGAGTCAAAGCGGCCGCAGCTTTCTGATGTTCGCCGTCACGAACCAGTATTGGGTGTCGATGGGCAATCCCGTGGGGATCCCGGAAGAGCATGATGAATTGGCCTGGAAACTCCGGACGCTGGCTGACCGGCACGATGCAAAAATCGCCTTTTACCAGGTAAGCAAGAACCACATCCCGCTCTATCTCGATCTTGGTCTCGCGCTCATCAAGCTGGGCGAGGAGGCCAGGGTGCCTCTCCCATCTTTCAGCCTGGAAGGGAACAAACGATCCGGCCTTCGCCATTCCTACAACCGGCAGCAACGCGAGGGCTTGTCGTTCGAGATCGTCCCATCCTCCGGCGTGGGCGCCATCCTTCCCGAACTCCAGATCATTTCCGACCGATGGATGGAGGACAAGAAGGCTCGTGAGAAACGTTTTTCGCTCGGTTTTTTCAATGCGGACTATCTTCGCCGCTGCGCGATTGCGCTGGTTAAAAAGGATGGATGCATCATCGCATTTGCCAACCTGTGGGAACTGGAAAACAAAGAAGAGCTTTCCATCGACCTGATGCGCTATGAACCGGAGGTTCCGCATGGATTGATGGAATACCTGCTCATCTCTCTTCTGCTGTGGGGAAAAGAACAGGGATATCAGTGGTTCAACCTCGGTATGGCACCGCTTTCAGGGCTGGAACAGCATCCGCTCGCGCCGCTCTGGAACAAGATCGGCAACACCATATTTCGCTTCGGCAACGAGTTCTATAACTTTGAGGGACTGTATCAATACAAGAACAAATTCGATCCTGTCTGGCAGCCGCGTTACCTTGCCGCACCTGCGGGCCTGTCGATGGCATCCGCCCTGTTATCGGTGACGACGATTATTTCAGGCAATCTGAAAGGCGTATTTACCAAATGA
- a CDS encoding arylesterase: MSPADHPNRSSRIRRLIFLMLAIVLVAACGKEKEVPLSPGSQVLALGDSLTAGAGVTPEEAWPDLLAKRTGWVVINGGVSGDTSGDALQRLPALLEEHTPVLVLVTLGGNDMLRHIPQDVTVANLETILTQIKSHGAKAVLLATPKASVAGVVFQNLTVPDFYREVADRQQVPLIEDAIADVLSDPQLKGDPLHPNAAGHALLSGKIFDELKSIGYVR, from the coding sequence ATGAGCCCAGCAGATCATCCGAACCGATCAAGCCGTATTCGACGCTTGATATTTTTGATGCTCGCCATCGTTCTTGTCGCTGCCTGCGGCAAGGAAAAGGAGGTCCCCCTTTCTCCCGGCAGCCAGGTACTGGCGCTGGGCGACAGCTTGACCGCCGGGGCCGGCGTGACTCCCGAGGAGGCGTGGCCCGATCTGCTTGCAAAACGAACGGGCTGGGTCGTGATCAACGGCGGCGTAAGCGGCGACACCAGCGGCGATGCATTGCAGCGGTTGCCGGCGTTGCTTGAGGAACACACACCTGTGCTGGTGCTGGTGACGCTGGGAGGAAACGACATGCTGCGGCATATTCCCCAGGACGTGACTGTCGCCAATCTGGAAACGATACTCACACAGATCAAGTCGCACGGTGCAAAGGCGGTTCTGCTGGCGACGCCGAAAGCCAGTGTCGCGGGCGTTGTCTTTCAAAACCTGACGGTGCCGGATTTCTACCGTGAAGTGGCCGACAGGCAGCAGGTCCCGTTGATCGAGGACGCGATCGCCGATGTCCTGTCCGATCCGCAATTGAAAGGCGACCCCCTGCATCCCAATGCCGCTGGGCACGCACTATTGTCCGGAAAGATCTTTGATGAGCTGAAGTCTATCGGGTACGTACGCTAG
- a CDS encoding c-type cytochrome, translated as MKLEIISIAAATGLMFTASARAAEPMPPMATKLGCIACHAIDRKLVGPAWKDVAKKYTGKGVKTFKYNGKEYPLIDGLVMKVSKGGSGNWGNIPMPPNDPKGLHKADITELVKFEQSLAKK; from the coding sequence ATGAAACTTGAAATCATCAGCATTGCTGCAGCAACCGGACTGATGTTCACGGCATCCGCGAGGGCCGCCGAACCGATGCCGCCAATGGCCACGAAGCTTGGCTGTATCGCGTGCCATGCCATCGACAGGAAACTCGTCGGCCCCGCCTGGAAGGATGTCGCCAAGAAATACACCGGCAAGGGCGTCAAGACATTCAAATACAACGGCAAGGAATATCCCCTGATCGACGGCCTGGTGATGAAGGTATCCAAAGGAGGTTCCGGCAACTGGGGCAACATCCCCATGCCGCCTAACGACCCGAAGGGACTGCATAAGGCGGATATCACCGAACTGGTTAAATTCGAGCAGAGCCTTGCCAAGAAATAA